One Prunus dulcis chromosome 7, ALMONDv2, whole genome shotgun sequence DNA segment encodes these proteins:
- the LOC117634832 gene encoding uncharacterized membrane protein At3g27390 isoform X2 — MALFLSLWSFYSTDFTQSFSGCLKVFYVVFAFGSALCLGALKGLLVGPISALILILGNVAIILGLFPAHVAWTIYTLIKIDRFDAPLKVAILFALPGLLAIWLGLSIAGSVLGGVGYGFFTPWVATFEAFRHDNEFKKFKHCIVDGTWGTVKGSCTVVRDFADLCYHSYSIYLKELRESPASQEVQPLRLIHIPACIIAGVLGLMVEIPVYTAIAVVKSPYMLFKGWYRLIHDLISREGPFLELACIPIAGLTILLWPIVVVASIVLAVFSSIFIGLYAPVIVYQERSFRKGVAYVIAMVAEFDEYTNDWLYLREGTIFPKPKYRKRSVSQSSELSVRGNQVAGGKFSPASMEAPAMLMPTIANSRSVRAVIQEVKMVQIWENMMRSCQLRGKQLLDANVITPTDLEEWMKAKNSNDGSIIGVGLPCYSCLQTLLCSIRSNSSGLLLLDDVEINHFNRPHDKLLDWFFNPVMVLKEQIKVQLAEGEVRFLEKVVLFRGNTQRMEAWDNGSLAPQDALRAAQIEGISRRGRKTVSLPMQHLNIVEEKNCRSVFLFLKHPLCFIPY; from the exons ATGGCGCTGTTCCTGTCTCTGTGGTCGTTTTATAGTACCGATTTTACACAGTCTTTCAGCGGTTGTTTGAAGGTTTTCTATGTGGTATTTGCATTCGGCTCTGCTCTCTGTCTGGGTGCTCTTAAAG GACTTCTTGTGGGTCCTATTTCTGCTCTAATACTGATTTTAGGGAATGTGGCAATAATTTTGGGCTTGTTTCCTGCGCATGTTGCCTGGACAATCTACACTCTTATAAA GATTGATAGATTTGACGCACCACTTAAAGTTGCCATTTTGTTTGCTTTGCCTGGCCTATTGGCTATATGGTTGGGTTTGAGCATAGCTGGGAGTGTTCTTGGGGGAGTGGGCTATGGATTCTTCACTCCCTGGGTCGCTACATTTGAGGCCTTTAGGCATGACAATGagttcaagaaattcaaacaTTGTATTGTG GATGGAACTTGGGGTACTGTTAAAGGAAGCTGTACTGTTGTTAGAGACTTTGCAGACCTATGTTATCACTCATACTCAATCTATTTGAAGGAATTGCGCGAATCCCCCGCTTCACAGGAAGTTCAACCTCTAAG GTTGATTCACATTCCGGCCTGCATTATAGCTGGTGTATTGGGCCTAATGGTGGAGATTCCCGTTTACACTGCAATTGCTGTTGTAAAGAGTCCATATATGCTGTTTAAGGGCTGGTACCGGCTGATTCATGATCTAATTAGCCGAGAAGGACCATTTCTTGAACTAGCTTGCATCCCTATTGCTGGTTTAACTATCCTTCTGTGGCCAATTGTGGTTGTTGCTAGCATCGTATTGGCAGTTTTCTCAAGCATTTTTATTGGATTGTATGCACCAGTTATCGTATATCAG GAAAGATCTTTCAGGAAAGGTGTGGCCTATGTGATTGCAATGGTGGCTGAATTTGATGAATACACAAATGACTGGCTGTATCTTCGAGAAGGAACTATCTTCCCAAA GCCCAAATATCGAAAAAGAAGTGTCTCTCAATCATCCGAGCTTTCTGTGCGAGGAAATCAGGTGGCTGGAGGCAAATTCAGTCCTGCATCTATGGAAGCACCTGCAATGCTTATGCCAACTATAGCCAATTCAAGATCGGTTAGAGCCGTAATACAAGAAGTGAAAATGGTACAG ATATGGGAAAATATGATGAGGTCCTGCCAACTGAGGGGTAAGCAACTGTTGGATGCTAATGTAATAACCCCAACCGACCTCGAGGAATGGATGAAAGCAAAGAATAGTAATGATGGATCTATTATCGGTGTCGGTTTGCCTTGTTATTCATGCTTGCAGACTCTTCTCTGCTCCATCAGATCAAATTCATCTGGTTTACTGTTACTGGATGATGTTGAAATTAACCATTTCAATAGACCGCATGATAAATTGTTGGACTGGTTCTTTAATCCTGTAATGGTCCTGAAGGAACAGATAAAGGTACAATTGGCAGAGGGTGAGGTTAGATTTTTGGAGAAAGTGGTTCTTTTTCGAGGCAATACACAACGCATGGAGGCTTGGGATAATGGAAGTTTAGCACCTCAAGATGCTCTGAGAGCTGCTCAAATCGAGGGCATTAGTAGAAG AGGTAGAAAAACAGTATCATTGCCTATGCAGCATCTGAACATTgtcgaagaaaaaaattgtcgttcggttttcctttttttgaaACACCCTTTGTGTTTCATCCCCTATTAA
- the LOC117634852 gene encoding cyclin-dependent kinase inhibitor 7-like, whose amino-acid sequence MEVARVATSATAKKKRKVNTNGESVELPSSYAQLKKPRLLVVSGASKIAAAEGVREADEDVSTSDHVETSCCSSNGSSELVHDGDIKFVDLKKESEQVGSWKYNSSRERREMTAPTSGLQAEAEFEEVESTVTVRPKDTDSRRRSAPPIESELEEFFAAAEKNIQKQFMERYNYDIAKDEPMEGRYEWVRLKP is encoded by the exons ATGGAGGTGGCTCGAGTCGCCACGTCAGCGACggcgaagaagaagaggaaggtCAACACGAACGGAGAATCCGTCGAATTGCCGTCTTCGTATGCGCAGCTGAAGAAGCCGAGACTACTCGTCGTAAGTGGCGCGTCGAAAATTGCGGCGGCGGAGGGTGTGCGGGAAGCGGACGAGGACGTTTCGACGTCGGATCACGTCGAGACCTCTTGTTGCTCGAGTAACGGCTCGAGTGAGCTGGTGCATGATGGAGACATAAAATTCGTAGATCTGAAG AAGGAGAGTGAACAGGTCGGGTCGTGGAAGTATAATTCAAGCAGAGAAAG GAGAGAGATGACGGCGCCTACGAGCGGGCTTCAAGCCGAAGCAGAATTCGAGGAAGTAGAATCCACAGTGACGGTGAGGCCGAAGGACACCGACTCTCGACGAAGATCAGCACCACCTATCGAGTCAGAGCTTGAAGAATTCTTCGCAGCCGCCGAGAAAAACATCCAAAAACAATTTATGGAAAG GTATAATTATGATATTGCCAAGGACGAGCCGATGGAAGGACGGTACGAGTGGGTTCGATTAAAGCcgtaa
- the LOC117634832 gene encoding uncharacterized membrane protein At3g27390 isoform X1, which produces MALFLSLWSFYSTDFTQSFSGCLKVFYVVFAFGSALCLGALKGLLVGPISALILILGNVAIILGLFPAHVAWTIYTLIKIDRFDAPLKVAILFALPGLLAIWLGLSIAGSVLGGVGYGFFTPWVATFEAFRHDNEFKKFKHCIVDGTWGTVKGSCTVVRDFADLCYHSYSIYLKELRESPASQEVQPLRLIHIPACIIAGVLGLMVEIPVYTAIAVVKSPYMLFKGWYRLIHDLISREGPFLELACIPIAGLTILLWPIVVVASIVLAVFSSIFIGLYAPVIVYQERSFRKGVAYVIAMVAEFDEYTNDWLYLREGTIFPKPKYRKRSVSQSSELSVRGNQVAGGKFSPASMEAPAMLMPTIANSRSVRAVIQEVKMVQIWENMMRSCQLRGKQLLDANVITPTDLEEWMKAKNSNDGSIIGVGLPCYSCLQTLLCSIRSNSSGLLLLDDVEINHFNRPHDKLLDWFFNPVMVLKEQIKVQLAEGEVRFLEKVVLFRGNTQRMEAWDNGSLAPQDALRAAQIEGISRRMIGMMRSVSKFPTYRRRFRLVVKALMTHTVQNEASHICVSVKSNTSSEDVLDEP; this is translated from the exons ATGGCGCTGTTCCTGTCTCTGTGGTCGTTTTATAGTACCGATTTTACACAGTCTTTCAGCGGTTGTTTGAAGGTTTTCTATGTGGTATTTGCATTCGGCTCTGCTCTCTGTCTGGGTGCTCTTAAAG GACTTCTTGTGGGTCCTATTTCTGCTCTAATACTGATTTTAGGGAATGTGGCAATAATTTTGGGCTTGTTTCCTGCGCATGTTGCCTGGACAATCTACACTCTTATAAA GATTGATAGATTTGACGCACCACTTAAAGTTGCCATTTTGTTTGCTTTGCCTGGCCTATTGGCTATATGGTTGGGTTTGAGCATAGCTGGGAGTGTTCTTGGGGGAGTGGGCTATGGATTCTTCACTCCCTGGGTCGCTACATTTGAGGCCTTTAGGCATGACAATGagttcaagaaattcaaacaTTGTATTGTG GATGGAACTTGGGGTACTGTTAAAGGAAGCTGTACTGTTGTTAGAGACTTTGCAGACCTATGTTATCACTCATACTCAATCTATTTGAAGGAATTGCGCGAATCCCCCGCTTCACAGGAAGTTCAACCTCTAAG GTTGATTCACATTCCGGCCTGCATTATAGCTGGTGTATTGGGCCTAATGGTGGAGATTCCCGTTTACACTGCAATTGCTGTTGTAAAGAGTCCATATATGCTGTTTAAGGGCTGGTACCGGCTGATTCATGATCTAATTAGCCGAGAAGGACCATTTCTTGAACTAGCTTGCATCCCTATTGCTGGTTTAACTATCCTTCTGTGGCCAATTGTGGTTGTTGCTAGCATCGTATTGGCAGTTTTCTCAAGCATTTTTATTGGATTGTATGCACCAGTTATCGTATATCAG GAAAGATCTTTCAGGAAAGGTGTGGCCTATGTGATTGCAATGGTGGCTGAATTTGATGAATACACAAATGACTGGCTGTATCTTCGAGAAGGAACTATCTTCCCAAA GCCCAAATATCGAAAAAGAAGTGTCTCTCAATCATCCGAGCTTTCTGTGCGAGGAAATCAGGTGGCTGGAGGCAAATTCAGTCCTGCATCTATGGAAGCACCTGCAATGCTTATGCCAACTATAGCCAATTCAAGATCGGTTAGAGCCGTAATACAAGAAGTGAAAATGGTACAG ATATGGGAAAATATGATGAGGTCCTGCCAACTGAGGGGTAAGCAACTGTTGGATGCTAATGTAATAACCCCAACCGACCTCGAGGAATGGATGAAAGCAAAGAATAGTAATGATGGATCTATTATCGGTGTCGGTTTGCCTTGTTATTCATGCTTGCAGACTCTTCTCTGCTCCATCAGATCAAATTCATCTGGTTTACTGTTACTGGATGATGTTGAAATTAACCATTTCAATAGACCGCATGATAAATTGTTGGACTGGTTCTTTAATCCTGTAATGGTCCTGAAGGAACAGATAAAGGTACAATTGGCAGAGGGTGAGGTTAGATTTTTGGAGAAAGTGGTTCTTTTTCGAGGCAATACACAACGCATGGAGGCTTGGGATAATGGAAGTTTAGCACCTCAAGATGCTCTGAGAGCTGCTCAAATCGAGGGCATTAGTAGAAG GATGATTGGAATGATGAGAAGTGTCTCAAAGTTTCCTACTTACAGAAGGAGATTTCGGCTTGTTGTGAAGGCGTTGATGACACACACCGTACAGAATGAAGCTTCTCATATATGCGTTTCAGTTAAATCTAATACCTCCAGTGAAGATGTGCTGGATGAACCTTAA